A region of Moorena producens PAL-8-15-08-1 DNA encodes the following proteins:
- a CDS encoding DegT/DnrJ/EryC1/StrS family aminotransferase, protein MNTIPPLDLKRQYQVIGEQISAAVGDVLSSGRYIGGPVVEHFEQQFAAYTGTLECIACNSGTDALYLALRALDIGPGDEVITTPFTFIATAEVIAEVGATPVFVDINAETFNIDLNQIEKAITHNTRAIIPVHLFGQPVDMTGVMDIAKTHCLAVIEDCAQGTGAEWVGKKVGSIGHIGCFSFYPTKNLGTCGDGGAVTTNDKTVAASIRMLRDHGRCSGYYHEVNGINSRLDALQAAILNVKLPYLDGWNNARRQVASRYHQLLEPLPEIMRPRETPGGHSVWNQYTIRLTQDSSNSNYRDEVRQKLKQAGISSMVYYPLPLHLQPVYKDLGYQIGQFPVAEQVCHQVLSLPMFPELTVEEQQQVVYGLKDCVV, encoded by the coding sequence GTGAATACTATACCCCCTCTTGACTTAAAACGGCAGTACCAAGTTATTGGAGAACAAATCAGTGCTGCTGTCGGTGACGTTCTTTCCTCTGGACGTTATATTGGTGGTCCAGTGGTAGAGCACTTTGAGCAACAGTTTGCCGCTTACACCGGTACCCTGGAATGCATTGCATGTAACTCTGGTACAGACGCTCTCTATCTCGCCTTGCGAGCTTTAGATATCGGACCTGGTGATGAGGTAATTACCACACCCTTCACCTTCATCGCTACCGCTGAGGTAATTGCTGAAGTTGGTGCTACTCCAGTCTTTGTCGATATCAATGCCGAAACCTTTAATATCGATCTCAATCAGATTGAAAAAGCGATTACCCATAATACTAGAGCAATTATACCAGTTCACCTATTCGGACAGCCAGTGGATATGACTGGTGTGATGGATATCGCCAAGACTCATTGTCTTGCAGTAATTGAAGACTGCGCCCAAGGGACTGGTGCTGAATGGGTGGGAAAAAAAGTTGGCAGTATTGGGCATATTGGTTGCTTTAGCTTCTATCCCACCAAGAATCTGGGAACCTGTGGCGATGGTGGTGCGGTAACTACTAATGACAAAACTGTTGCGGCATCAATACGGATGCTGCGAGACCACGGAAGATGCTCGGGCTATTACCATGAAGTCAATGGCATCAACAGCCGTTTAGATGCCTTACAAGCCGCTATTCTTAACGTAAAGCTACCCTATCTCGATGGTTGGAACAATGCCCGTCGCCAGGTAGCAAGCCGGTATCACCAGTTATTGGAGCCATTACCTGAGATCATGCGGCCTCGGGAAACCCCTGGGGGACACTCCGTCTGGAACCAGTACACCATTCGCCTAACTCAAGATAGCAGCAATAGCAACTATCGGGACGAGGTACGCCAAAAATTAAAGCAGGCAGGTATTAGTTCTATGGTCTATTACCCCCTGCCATTACACTTGCAGCCAGTTTACAAAGACTTAGGCTATCAAATCGGTCAGTTTCCAGTTGCTGAGCAAGTCTGCCATCAAGTATTGTCCTTGCCAATGTTCCCAGAACTTACCGTTGAAGAACAGCAACAGGTAGTTTATGGATTGAAGGATTGTGTAGTTTAA
- a CDS encoding DUF561 domain-containing protein, whose protein sequence is MHHTLNEALDQGRCLKVISGLNTFDPQKVAAVVKAASRGGATFVDIAASPDLVRLARGLTDLPICVSAVEPKQFVIAIQAGADLIEIGNFDSFYAQGKWFDASDVLALTIETRKLLPNISLSVTVPHILKLDQQVELAAELVKAGADIIQTEGGTSSNPRSAGTLGLIEKAAPTLAAAYEISRAVSVPVLCASGLSSVTVPMAIAAGAAGVGVGSAINQLDSEVAMVAAVRSLVESLEGVKGEGLKVERLKG, encoded by the coding sequence ATGCATCACACACTAAACGAAGCCTTAGACCAAGGTCGTTGCCTGAAAGTAATTAGTGGCTTAAATACTTTTGATCCCCAGAAAGTTGCTGCTGTAGTCAAAGCAGCTTCACGGGGTGGAGCGACTTTTGTCGATATTGCCGCCTCCCCCGATCTAGTCAGGTTAGCACGAGGGTTAACGGATTTACCAATTTGTGTTTCTGCTGTAGAACCAAAGCAGTTTGTTATTGCTATCCAAGCTGGCGCTGATCTGATTGAAATTGGTAACTTTGATAGCTTTTATGCTCAGGGGAAGTGGTTTGATGCTTCCGACGTATTGGCACTGACCATTGAAACCCGTAAATTACTACCCAATATAAGCTTATCAGTAACTGTTCCCCACATTCTAAAGTTAGATCAGCAAGTAGAACTAGCGGCAGAATTAGTCAAAGCAGGAGCCGATATTATTCAAACTGAAGGGGGTACCAGCAGTAACCCTCGCTCCGCTGGCACCTTGGGTTTAATTGAAAAAGCAGCACCAACCTTAGCAGCTGCCTATGAAATTTCTCGTGCTGTGTCAGTACCAGTGTTGTGTGCTTCCGGATTATCCAGTGTGACCGTTCCCATGGCCATTGCTGCTGGTGCTGCTGGTGTTGGCGTTGGTTCCGCTATCAATCAGTTAGATAGCGAAGTGGCCATGGTAGCAGCGGTTCGCAGCTTGGTAGAATCCCTGGAAGGGGTCAAGGGTGAAGGGTTGAAGGTTGAACGGTTGAAGGGTTGA